From the Ovis aries strain OAR_USU_Benz2616 breed Rambouillet chromosome 10, ARS-UI_Ramb_v3.0, whole genome shotgun sequence genome, the window GTTTTCAAAGGGCTCTTGGAGACAAAGTTTTCAACGTTCTTTTCTAAAagtgttcttttttgtttgtttgtttttagttttttattttttaaattttaatatctttaattcttacatgcgttcccaaacatgaacccccctcccacctccctccccataacatctctctgggtcgtccccatgcaccagccccaagcatgctgcatcctgcgtcagacatagactggcaattcaattcttacatgatagtatacatgttagaatgtcattctcccaaatcatcccaccctctccctcttcctctgagtccaaaggtccgttatacacatctgtgtctctttccctgtcttgcatacagggtcgtcattgccatcttcctaaattccatatatatgtgttagtatactgtattggtgtttttctttctggcttacttcactctgtataatcggctccagtttcatccatctcatcagaactgattcaaatgaattctttttaatggctgagtaataccccattgtgtatatgtaccacagctttcttatccattcatctgctgatggacatctaggttgtttccatgtcctggctattataaacagtgctgcgatgaacattggggtacatgtgtctctttcaattctggtttcctcggtgtgtatgcccagcagtgggattgctgggtcataaggtagttctatttgtaatttttaaggaatctccacactgttctccatagtggctgtactagtttgcattcccaccaacagtgtaggagggttccctttctccacaccctctccagcatttattgcttgcagacttttggatcgcagccattctgactggtgtgaagtggtacctcattgtggttttgatttgcacttctctaataatgagtgatgttgagcatcttttcatgtgtttgttagccatccgtatgtcttctttggagaaatacttAGGTtgctgctgggtcttcgttgcagtgcacaggcttctatcgtggtggcttctcttgttgcagagcgcaggctctagggcatgggggcttcagcagttgtgctGCACgtgcttagttgccccgtggcatgtgggatctcccctgatcagggattgaacccaggcctcctgcattggcaggcagattcgtaaccatcggaccaccagagaacttctgaagtttgtttttttttttttgttttaagatgactttttagagcagtttttggTTTACCACTAAACTGAAAAGGAGGAACAAAGATTTCTCTAATACTCCCTGAGCCTACATATGTATAGCTCCCTTATTATCAACATGATTCATCAGAATggtgcttctattttttttttttaaccaatgatGAATCCAAATCGATAGTAATCACCCTAAGTACATAGTTTTTCTTAAGGTTCACTCTGGCTCTTATACATTCTctgcctttgaaagtgaaagtcaatctgtcgagtccaactctttgtgaccccagggactatacagtccatggaattctcccggaattctggagtgggtagcctttcccttctccaggggatcttcccaacccagggatcaaacccaggtctcctgcattgcaggcagattctttaccaactgagctacgagggaagtccTTGAATAGATATAAATTGACATATGGACATCATACCATCATACAGGGTATTTTCACTGAATGAAAAGATCACAAACATACGTGCAAGAACAAAtgacacagaacaaaggacacagagcaagtgtttttattttgtcatcCACCCTTAATGACCAAACTCCACTGAAGACAATTTGCTCTCAATTTGTTCCATTTTCTGCCTGTCACTTCCTACAGCCATTTCCCTGAGCTCTTACCCCAAATCCATTTTCTCCAGAGCTCCAAGAAGCACTCCTTCCCTACATAACTAAGACCAAAGGACCATCACGTTGGTAGTTCTCATTCTAGTCCTTGTGTGTAGTCCTCGTGCCTCATACTATGCCCAACTCTGGCTCAGTCTATTCTTACAGCTATAAGAATTCTGAAATGACAGTGTTTTAACTTCAGTTTGTTTCATTCTTATttggcaagtgaaagtgaaagtcattcagtcgtgtctgactctttgcgaccccatgggcttagtccatggaattctccaggccagaatactggagcgggcagccttttccttctccaggggattgtcccaacccagggatcgaacccaggtgtccggaattgcaggcgattctttacttgctgagtaACAAGGGAAGCTGTTTGGCAAGTCCCCTTACTAATTTTGGATCTGCTTACTACTCTTTTCCCAAGCTTCATGTTCTCCACTCCTATCACCCATCCTCAACCACTGCTGAGTTAATAACCTCACTTTCTACTCCACAGAGGAAACAAGCCACCACTCATACACTGAAGCCAGAAAGTTGGGCATAGCCTTTGACTCTTTCCCTTTTCTCGGTGTAACATCCAATCAGTTACCTTTTCCAATCATCTTAAAGACTTTAGGGGAGAGAggaattaaaaatacatgataaTCAAGTACTTCTAAAAATTCCGTACAGCAAAACAAagacatacttttttaaaaagccatatgATAcattaaatacatgaaaatattgataattttataaataaaatcattttaaacagTAAATACATGATAAAATTTCTCTGATACAAGATGACTTATATAGTTCCATGATcgattttgaaaatataaaaactaccttttttataacttaattttataaaaattatcaaaagttAAAAAGTGCTAGATATGCTTCCATTTGTTCCATTTTTAAAGCACTTGTAACACAACATCTGaccttaaaaagataaattagggCATAAGGTTCATCCTATATTGCCTAAAAGACTTTAGAGACTTTCTAGGCAGTGGGAAAAGCTGGAGAGTTCAATGTCAGCAAAGGCTGTCATCTGCCCAGAGCTACCTGTCCTTGTTCTCAGAAACAGGAGATTCATCCTTCCCGACCCATATCTACCAAGAAGTCTTTCTATGCATACTGGTTCctaattttcagaataaaatgtttCTGAGAGAATTATGATTATTTAAATCCTATGCTGAGACTGAACTTCTTCTAAAGATTGAGGCattttacatttgaattttataCACAAAGTCATAATCTAAttccaaatgaaaaagaagatgcTTCATTTGGTCACTTGATTTCATCTCACTTGTCGAGGTAGGTAggataattttcttctttctctgaaaactCCCAGCTATACAAACGGTGGTTGTACCGGAAAGGGTtctaatgctttttctgcattcttCCAGTTGTGAAAATTCTCTCTGTACCACTCAACTGAtaagacaaaagacaaaaaaataaataaaataaaataaagaaaactaaacatCAGTTaaccaatatttactgagttcctACTAAGTAAGAAAAGTCTTGCCCATCAGCTAATGTGTAGGCAAAGATTACCTAATGATGAAAACAATTTGATTTTGAACCAATGATGTTAATCAGGAAATCTTTCATCACCTGAAAACTTAGATTTAAGAATCAACaattttggggggagaatggatacatgaatatgtatggctgagtccctttgctgttcacctgaagctttTACAACCTGGTCAATTGGCTGTaccatacaaaacaaaaagtctaaataaaagaaaaataatcaacatTTCTCTTTAACTTCAAAAGCCCTTCAATATTGAATTTGCTGGTAAAAGTGTTAAAACATTCTGATTTTAGACAATTCAGGGGAAAAGGTAACTAAGTCACTTGTGCTTGTTTTAAGGTCAAAGGAAAAACATGTAGTGTTTTGTTCATGTAAATAAATATCACAATATTGCATGATAGGCATAGTGAAATGATGTGAACTTCCTTCTGTTAATATGTAAAATTACTTTATGCTGCTATCTATAACTTTATTAATAAGTTTTTCAGttgaaaaaatgataaattatctttgaatttgctttttagAACTCAATATAAGTattttctatgtccagttttgAACCAAGACTTTTTTCCTACACTTGGGTATCTTTTCTCATGAGTACATTTCTAAACAGAATttaacagatatacatatatatacacagattttATATAGATTTACTTTAATATATTTCTGCTGCACATATTAAATTTGTTTCCTATTTGTTTGTTTCAGTATAAAAAGACTCAAGAGACTCAAAGACTGTAACTGTCTCTATTTTACCAAATCTCAGATGCCTGATCTTAAGATGAATCATTACTTTACAGAttagtaagaaagaaaacaagttgaAGCAAGAATTATCAGACACTAGTGACTGTAAAACACATACCTCTGAAGgaggtgaaaaaagtgaaaaatgtgcATCTGAGAATCAATGAAATAGGTACCTGACAAATGCTAAGAAGAAGAAGCCTGATCAGAAGTTAGTCTTTAAAGTTCAAGACACTTAATTACTAATGTTAGAAATACATTAAATGCAAAAACTTCCAAAACAAAAGTGATTTACCATAACATTCTGCCAAATTTGTAGTGTCCTAAAAAACAAATTATTGTGCCTTAAAATTTTTCTGAATCTCCCCCTACCCTCAAGGGATCAATTCATAACatacttgtttttttaattccttctttCCAAGGTACTTTAGGTCTCCATCCCAAGCCATGTATTTTTTCTGACTTCATTGGATATCTCATGTCATTGGTAGgtcttagaaaacaaaacagatttaaaatgaCACTGtggatatatatttacaaatttaaattCTTAAGAGAAACAATGAGTccataattcaatttttttttctcaaaaattttcCCCTGATGACCCcattatagaaaatttagaaaataaattatatgttaaaAACCATCTATAATTCAGATGCCTAACCCTCTGTGGCTTATCCTTTACTTATTTCAACCACATATTAACTTGTTAGGACTCTATGTTTCATGTCCTGGGTCTGGTAGTTTGTAGacattagaaattatattttaaaatacttccatAGCAAGATGTTATTATCCCTATGTCACACTCAAGAAAATCTCAGACTTGGAAAGGGTCAATAAACTTTCTTTAAGCCATACCAGTAGTAATTAataatgttatattttcttcttattacatttataattaggaaaaaatattttagcagaaaactgaagagaaaaactTTTCTGGGTAAGGACATACATTTATCATCTTATAAGTACCTAAGACTTCAAAACTTTTCCCCAATTTTTTAACTTGTTACTCACCTATCATCAACATAATCAACCCAGTTTTCCATTTCAGACTCTGAATTGGTCTCTTTGATCTGTCAAAAAGGAGAAGACGTTTAAGTCAAATTATAAAATGAGACCAGTGAATAAAAAGGTAGTCAACTGATTCAAACGACAAGAAAAACAGCCTCCTCCAAGTGGGGAAGGCAGCTAAGatgaataacatttttattaacgCTTTCTATACTTTATAATCTAAATTCTAGCTGAAGCTCAGAAAGATTACACATTATAAAAAccataggaaaaaataaattttttggctTTTGGTTATTACTGAGTGTGATATTATGATTTAAAATCAGAAACGTCTATTTGATGTTCATCcctgttcctggcacagagctcctaaaaatACATAAGTGATGAGAGATAAAGGTGGTGTTTGCTATTTATAACAAGCCCCTTTCAACTACATCACAGTTTATGTTAATGAGTGATTTTTGGAAAGTCCCTAAGAATGAAGACTGGTTGCCAAGGGAAGCAACCCAGCAATTAGAGGATGGAACTCAgcctccctgctcccacctctgAGGAGGGGAGGAGACTAGAAGTTGAACTAATCAGTGGCCATGATTTAATCCATCATGCCTActtaatgaagcctccataaagaCCCCAAGAGGAAAGCTTCCAGGTGCTGTGAGGGGGCACACACGGAGAGGGCAGGAagctccctctcctttccctcgtTATCGTGTGCCCTAAGGATCTCCTCTATTGTTTGTAATAAACTGGTAATCTAATGGGCAAACTCTTTTCCTGCGTTCTGTGACTTCCTCTAGCAGATTATCTCAGACTTATACTTGGCtgatcagaagcacaggtgacagtCAGGTTTCGGGACTGACGTATGAAGTGAGGGCAGTCTTGGgggactgaacccttaacctATGGGATCTGACACCATCTCCAGGTAGGTATGTCAGAACTGAGTTAAACTGTAGGACCCTACTAAGCTGGTGACTGAGAATTGTTGGGTGTGGAAAACCCACACATTTGGAGTATAGACATGTTCTGTGAGTAGTGCGAAGGAAAACACGCTTTACCATTTGCTCAGTCACTCTTTCTATTGCATCCTGAGATTTATAACTGATGCTCACTAATACATGcagaattattatttatatatcattGTTTCTTGATCCTAGGGCACACGATTTAACATTTGATTTCTTGAACTTGATTATGTCTTATAATGGGTATGTACATTTAATatagtggaatttttttttctggaaagctGTGATTGAATAAGTGATATACTTACCCAAAATGACACATCTCAGCACATAATTATGAAGTTCTTCCTCTTTACCTGttcacttttccagtgagtaaatgGTAAATTGCTGATTTTGACAAAATTTGTGATTACTGTCACTAATTCCGtgactattttgaaaatattgccctttcataatatatacataccaGCTGTATTAGTTCTTTGGCAAGCTGGAGAACTGACATTTCAAAATTGGTTCCAATGTTATAAATTTCACCTGGTTTTCCCTTTTTGAGGACAGTGAGAAATGCTTCTACCACATCAGTAGCATAAAGGAAATTTCTTGTTTGAAGCCCTGACCCATGAATGCAGctaaaaagatgaaatgaaagagagaatCATAAAGTGTAAAAAAGTAAGCTCTCCCAAATCTGGGTATTGCAATGACAGTACAATTTCAGAGAAGCCAATTCCCATAAAGATCCTAGATATCTCTTACTGAAAATACAAATTCTCATGACTTCTAAATTTTATCCATAATTCTTAACACATCTCCAAACCGTCTGTGGGTACTCATTAGGAAAGTGGCAAACATCTAAGTGACCCCTGCAGAAATAATTATTCATCAATTCTATACCTTAAGTTCATTTTGAAGACTATCTACAGTTCTAGGAATTAAACACatcttttgcaaaaataaaattacataaagaTAGATGACAAATTGTAATGCCATAACTCAAAGTTTTAAGGTAGATTATTTAAGGATTAAAATTATCTTAGTAATCAAATTATAAAGATGAATTAaccattataattattttaaaaactattactAGTAATCGTAGAAGGCATTCCTAAATTTGTTGTGACACTAAACTCTAAGGCCTCCAACTCTACCGCTTTATGATTTTCAAGAAAGACTGACACTAAATACTCTAACATACCAGAAAAACATGCATATAAAGGTAAATAACATACCATTTCCTGTTGTGTTGTAGTAAAGATATAAATTTTGGAATAAcctaaaagaatatttaaagatcATTTCATACTTTGGAAATTCATTCATAACTATAAACTTAAACTCATCATAACATTAAAAGATTATTATTGTTAAGGAACACATGTAAGGATAAATTTTAATTCTTATCACTTCACAAAATACCTATTGTAATTTTGATAAGTAAAAGAACTCTAAGATCATTTCCTATTTCATAAAACCAGTTATCGCTagattaaaatgaagataaaatgatataaatagcGAAAAAGAGTTCAGGTAAAGTCTTCATGAACAGTTTATTCTCACTGTAAgattgtcaggaagcatttaacaggaggcttcctgtgtgctgttttggatctgtcaggaattctctgttccttattaattccatTCAGGAAttgagaggcaagcctctcctggGGGCTGAAGAATCCAGGCatttatttccttcatcagtttttctatacagtgataagtaccctcttccttcttgtgaaccaggtggtaaaagtgattgtttacaactctctctctctttaatatggatctcCTAAGTTTtataagtctggaattttaatttttatctttgctgagaataacaaccttgtaagacagtatatatgcccacaccatgttaattaaaacacctttgctccatcagagctctggtgcccgtgtctctctcttgctctctctgtctccctctctctttcaggctgattccctgcaGCGCAGAGGCCCTCTGAGTCcactttcctgcccaggcttctaagaccctctcgagaaggcgcTCTGCGTCTTCACTCTATCaagagggcgcctgaggcctccGTGAACAGAGTAAGCCCCGtggcaggggctttattggctttctgcgtaaaccaaggaatatcagcctcttttcctctcctttacttttttatcgttgactctggaccaccaggtttcggtccattaaaggacctcaacataAGATCACTTTTGTGTTGGTTTTCTATCGGCATGAATCATAGCTTACTTCTTACTTTATATACAGTATCTACACAATAAGTTATTGTGAAATTAATATAAAGCAATTCCAGTACCACTGTATTCAAAGAAAATTCATGTTAAACATAGTGAGGCaagaaattattaaatttataataaatatgttaaGAATATTCTAAAAATTAAGCCAACTATATATTAATATCAGCAGATCATGATACGGCCCTTTTCTTTGGGCAGACAGATCAATGCAATAGCTAAGAAGTAAGAAAACCCAGCTCAAAAGTTTAGCAGTGAGACTAGTAGTTACTTAACAATGGGCTTTATGGTACAGAATCAACCATGCACACATTTTAAGCCTTTTAACAACCCGTCGTATTTGCTAAACTACTTTCTGGAAGACACTCAGGCCTGCATAATACAGAGGagttgctgctgccgctgctgctaagtcgcttcagttgtgtccgactctgtgtgaccccatagacagcagcctactaggctcctctgtccctgggattctccaggcgagaatactggaatgggttgccatttccttctccaatgcatgaaagtgaaaagtgaaacggaagtcgctcagtcgtgcccaactcttagcgaccccatgaactgcagcctaccaggctcctctgtccatgggattttccaggcaaaagtactgttGGTGAACAGTTAATCAGCAGACTGTAAGACAAATTTATGTACAAGCTTCCTGCATCACTCTCTAACTAGTGTCTACCTTTCTTTACAGCCTGACATATGGCCTGACTGCAAACTAGAAAGGAGTCTTCACTGGCAAGATATTAATGATGGGAGTATTCTATAGTGCTTTAGAATCCTGCAACGTACAAGGCATCTTCATATACATCATCTCACTGATCTTTcaaaattctttctaaaattatcaTTACCCATTAAGTTAAAGATGATGCTCAAAGGGCCTAACTAAGGCCATTCCAGCTTGTAAGTATCAAGCTGAGACTTAAGTTGTCAAACTCCATACCTATCGAGATTTACATGTGGCCTATATAGCATTTATAATTATGGTTAATTACAACATAAATTATTTTGTACAAATAACTGAAGTGAGATTATTTTAAATCATGAGAAGTTACAATCACTAAAACAGAACGTAAATTCGAAGTAAAATGTACCTTTTCTGGATACTGATGTGGTCCATAAACATTACTGCTTCGTGTGATGACAACTGGAAACTTAAAAGAGTATTTGACATTAAGGTCATGGAAAGGTCCAAAAATTGATTATCTAAAGATAAGCAGTTTTAAAATATGGGCACTTTTGGCTAAATAATTCCACACACCTTTAGGACAGAAgcgaagggattttttttttctaatgtaagGTTCTTGAAAAGACAGGAGAGGATGAGATTCAGAAAAAGACAGAAGCtccaagagaaagaagaagagtcTTTACTGGGACAAGGGAAGGATGAAAATAGATGGAGGCAGGTTTGTAGGTCTGATTGCAGGAAACTAAAGACATTTCCACCTGATTATTTCAAAGACCATCTGAGATGTTAAACTTCCAAGTTGGCTTTCTCTGTGGGACCAATCCTTACAAATGAAAAGAGCTACAAGACCAACGCTACTGGACCATAAGAGGCTAGAGAACCTGAAGTAATTCCTTGCTTCTCCTGTCTGGCCCAGTCCCGAATAACTGGAAGATCAGTGGGAAGTGAAGTGCAGGGATTCGAGCTGTTGATACACAGTGGGCCAGGCTCCCGCAGGGACACTGCCACAGCCACAGGGACAAATCCAGCTCCATTCATGAGGGGCCGAGAGGAGCAGCGGCATGTAAGCGAAtctcctctccctctgtctcccttCACTCTGAGGACTCCTTGGAATCAGGATTTTCCAACAGGGCTTTTCACCCTAGCTGTCACACTCTACCTATTAGTGAAGTAGAAGCAACATATATCCAAATtgctcctttattttttaatttactgttttgGCCATattgtgtggcttgcaggattttggttcccacaccagggactgaaccaaagcccatggcagtgaaagtgccaagtcctaatcactggactgccagggaaatccccagaaATTGTTCCTTTAAATGACAGACTAGATAAGAAGAAAGGTCAATGCTTTGCCCACAaaatgttgaaaatcagttgtttAAATTCCTTAATATATAACTTTTCTCAGTCTATGCCTTctactctaaaaataaaatgctggcTAATGATAACCTGGGGTTTTAATACCTAAGTCCAAAAAAGAGATGATTCCAGTTTCTGAAGCCAATTCTTACCTTATACTGTTCCCAATAAGACTGTACAAAACACTCAGCAGCTGCTTTAGATGATGCATAAGGATTTGTAGGTTGTTTAGGTGAAGATTCATCGAATtcctaattttaaagatatatttaaaaagtaagtatTATGTACACTTCCTAAGTTGAAAAATCAGAGAACATATTACAAACTTGAAATGTTAACCACTTACATTTAAAGGACATTTACTGAAACCCAGCTATGTGCCTGGCACTTTTCTAAGCACTTTCTTTACATGTAGTAACTTCTTTATAGTTCACAACAACCCTACAAGGAAGGCAGGACAGCAAGTGCAAAGTCCCTGAGACAGAACTGCATCCAGTGGAACTACAAGGAGGCTGGTGTGAGGGAAGAAACGTGAGATGAGGTTGGAAAGCTAGAGGCCAGAGCACGTGGAGCCCGGAAGGCCTGTCAAAACACTGACGGGTTTTTGATCAGGATAACATCAAGATCTGACTTAGGTTTTAAAAAACATCCTGGCTACTGTGTCAGATCTGATGTAGCTCGACGAGAGTATAAGAAGGAAGAGGCTTGCTTGATAAAAATTGCAGAGAGATTTTGCAAACGGTTGATTCTCAGAAGTCGGATGGGGCATTAAAGAGAAACGGTCAGGTCTGCTTTTTCTCACTATAAGTCTTTtcaagctacttttttttttcattctatatgtgttttgg encodes:
- the TGDS gene encoding dTDP-D-glucose 4,6-dehydratase isoform X1; the encoded protein is MSAEGRAESLGPPDSFAKRVLVTGGAGFIASHMIVSLVEDYPNYMIINLDKLDYCASLKNLETISNKQNYKFIQGDICDSHFVKLLFETEKIDIVLHFAAQTHVDLSFVRALEFTYVNVYGTHVLVSAAHEARVEKFIYVSTDEVYGGSLDKEFDESSPKQPTNPYASSKAAAECFVQSYWEQYKFPVVITRSSNVYGPHQYPEKVIPKFISLLQHNRKCCIHGSGLQTRNFLYATDVVEAFLTVLKKGKPGEIYNIGTNFEMSVLQLAKELIQLIKETNSESEMENWVDYVDDRPTNDMRYPMKSEKIHGLGWRPKVPWKEGIKKTIEWYRENFHNWKNAEKALEPFPVQPPFV
- the TGDS gene encoding dTDP-D-glucose 4,6-dehydratase isoform X2 codes for the protein MSAEGRAESLGPPDSFAKRVLVTGGAGFIASHMIVSLVEDYPNYMIINLDKGDICDSHFVKLLFETEKIDIVLHFAAQTHVDLSFVRALEFTYVNVYGTHVLVSAAHEARVEKFIYVSTDEVYGGSLDKEFDESSPKQPTNPYASSKAAAECFVQSYWEQYKFPVVITRSSNVYGPHQYPEKVIPKFISLLQHNRKCCIHGSGLQTRNFLYATDVVEAFLTVLKKGKPGEIYNIGTNFEMSVLQLAKELIQLIKETNSESEMENWVDYVDDRPTNDMRYPMKSEKIHGLGWRPKVPWKEGIKKTIEWYRENFHNWKNAEKALEPFPVQPPFV
- the TGDS gene encoding dTDP-D-glucose 4,6-dehydratase isoform X3, coding for MIVSLVEDYPNYMIINLDKLDYCASLKNLETISNKQNYKFIQGDICDSHFVKLLFETEKIDIVLHFAAQTHVDLSFVRALEFTYVNVYGTHVLVSAAHEARVEKFIYVSTDEVYGGSLDKEFDESSPKQPTNPYASSKAAAECFVQSYWEQYKFPVVITRSSNVYGPHQYPEKVIPKFISLLQHNRKCCIHGSGLQTRNFLYATDVVEAFLTVLKKGKPGEIYNIGTNFEMSVLQLAKELIQLIKETNSESEMENWVDYVDDRPTNDMRYPMKSEKIHGLGWRPKVPWKEGIKKTIEWYRENFHNWKNAEKALEPFPVQPPFV
- the TGDS gene encoding dTDP-D-glucose 4,6-dehydratase isoform X4 yields the protein MIVSLVEDYPNYMIINLDKGDICDSHFVKLLFETEKIDIVLHFAAQTHVDLSFVRALEFTYVNVYGTHVLVSAAHEARVEKFIYVSTDEVYGGSLDKEFDESSPKQPTNPYASSKAAAECFVQSYWEQYKFPVVITRSSNVYGPHQYPEKVIPKFISLLQHNRKCCIHGSGLQTRNFLYATDVVEAFLTVLKKGKPGEIYNIGTNFEMSVLQLAKELIQLIKETNSESEMENWVDYVDDRPTNDMRYPMKSEKIHGLGWRPKVPWKEGIKKTIEWYRENFHNWKNAEKALEPFPVQPPFV